The window TTACTCCTTGCTTTTGCTACCTTATCTTCTCTTTTACATAACTAATGATTAGttagtgatttatttttccaacTGTTTTAGAAAGTTGTGGTAAACACGGTGCCTTGAGGTTTCACAAATTTAAACTGTGTGAATAACGTGTGCAGAAGCTCTGTGGTGGTGGGACCAGAACAAGTTATTTAAACTGGGTGTAACTTGATTTGTGTAACTAAAcccaaaacaggaaaaacacactttcccttttttttatgCATAACGATCCCTGAGTGAGGAGCATCACTCCACAACAGTGGCGCTAAATACAGTGGTTGAACTGTTTTACTTCCAGGGAGGTGCTTGTGTAACTATTTACATAGATTTAAATAGCAGTTTGAGGCAAAACATTGTTCCTGACCCGCAGTGCTGAAAGGCAGCTGAAATTAGTGAACCTGAAAAACCCATCTGTTACATTTGAATTatcccacaaacaaacaaaaacacacgtCACTCagctcttcctcttttttttctcatagtcacagtcttttttctttttttttcttcagataaTTTGAAAGAGAGTAGTGGTGCGCAGCGTTTTTTGATAGAAGGCCTTTCATTCCCATCAAGGTTTTGATGAAAGTGTGACTGGGCTCACCGCAGTGGAAGGTACTTTGCTGCCATGGAGGGGCATAACAGGGCGGATTATGATCGCCTTGAGATTAGAGAAGCTACTTTTTTTGAGCCAGTTTGAATATTTGGACCAGCTGGGAAAATGTGACAGGGGAAGCTGATGTAACACCTCCTTCCCCTTATTCAGCCACTGCAGTGCTGCTGGATAAGACACATAAGGGTTGGGAGTAAAGCCCCCCTCGCTCCAGTGGCTGCAGGAAAGGGCTGATTCCATTACGCCAAAAGGTCATTTGGGAACCACTTAACTATGCAAGTTccagcatttatttattcagcggTGTCTCAAGAAGAAGGTTACAACATTGCATACAGATATCATGACACAATGAGTAACTTCTGTTTAATTTCTATAAGGACCTAAACATGCAAGCAAGAACCAGTCAGACCGAAAGTCATCTGGCCCAAACCTGAAGATCCATGTAACTCAAACGGCCTTTCAGTCTGATTATCAGGCTAGAACTAATGCTACTGTTAGTAAAGTTAGTTAGGCGGGACACTGATTGACGCAGTGGAAAAGTTTTTGCACACCATTTCAGAGCCCTGGCTTCAGTCCATGACAGTAGGACTTCTGGCTTGTTTAAAGTGAACAGTGAGAAGCCAGTGAGGGATTGCATGCTTTTTGCAGGACTAGTGACTACTACTGGCTGCTCTGTGTGCTCGGTTTCACAGAGTCCTCTtcacaaacaccaacaaaaaCTGCTATGGCCTCCTTCAAGAAAGTTCAAGAAAGTAGTTTGTCTGTTTCTTAGCTGTGTTGTATGTATTTGAATGAGAATtgatcctgcaggttttagatatcaccctggttcaacacacctgaatcaaatgattagttcattaccaggactctggacatgttgaggaggttatttagccatttaaacagctgtgttggatcaaggacacatctaaaacctgcaggacactggcccttgaggcctggagttccccctcCTCTGGGATACATAGTGTGAATGGGCCAAACCTGGAAATCTgacatcatgtttttaaaatacaaaacaaaaaatgggcGACACTGCCCTGATGTTctcatagaaacatcataaACACAACTTACTCTTCTGGGTCAAAGGAATGAATTCATGCAGGGACATTTTAAGTCTCACTGTTAGGTTCTCTGTTGGTTAATGAAGTATTGAAACCAAACACATAACTACTACATACATAACTAATTGACAGAATGTCCAACTTCCCCCTTCAtaaagttctttttcttttgtccgaaaaggaaataaaaccaAAGGTAAACAAAGTGATTTTATTAATTTCAAAAATGTCTATTCATATTGTAATTATATCCTATcatgaattattttatttgcagcaGTCATGTGGCGAACCTCTGATAGCTGCAGTATGCTAACTTCCCCAGTTTCCACACAATCCCTTTGATTTAAGGTGTTTCCATCGCCATCACAAATGAACTCCATTTATTTTTAAGCTCTTCAATCTAATCTAACAATGAAAATGAGAACTATAATCTGATAACCTAACTATCTGTACAACTATACAGTTTAATTCTAGCACACTGGATACAcatataaacttttttttaagttccAAACTTCCACAAACCAAAACGTTGACAGCTGATTTATATGTTTACCCATGACTGGATCAGTTGTGTTATGATAGGCATTGTTTGTAGATATGTAATTTCATTCAGGGGAAAGTTtgaattcaatttatttttattttgacaataaTAATGGCTTTTGCAATAGATGTCATGCCATAAATGAGAGGGGATAAAATTTTAATGCGCTTTGTGGGCGAGTTTGATTTGTACACAATGTCAGGAAGGGACGTGAGAGGTTACGAGTGACGCCTTCTTTTCAAAAGTCACAGTGCTGGAGCATAAATCTCATCAAAAACGGAGAACAAGCAAGAGCTGTGTGAAAAAATAGAAGAGACGCACATTTTAGAGACAAGCGCAGGTTTAGAAACATTAACTTAGAACACACTATAGGTAGAGAGACTAGCTTTCAATATATATAATAACATATTTATCTATATCtataatgtatatatttttatacattaGGTGAAATCAAAAATATTGATATGCTTCTTGCACTCTGTGTGGCTTTGTGAGGTCATTAAATGACAACACAAAAGGCTGCAGATAAAGAATGATCGCCTTAGGTGAAAGGCCTTTCCAGACCAAAGACCTGCTGAATTCATTTTAGGATCCAGACAGTAAAGGAGAGGTGCATTGTAAAAAATAAGTGAATATAGGAGGATTATTCAATAACCTGGTCAAATAGCAGAAAGGCCCTTTGGAAGGCTCAGTGTGAgtgaaaaaactttttttatgtATCTCCAGAGGAAATTTATGAGAAATAtggtgagtatttattacaccgTGAGCATTTCACAGAGCAAGGTTAgcatttattttgttgcattgaCTCTTTATATCCACATACAACTACAACTGTGGTTTTCCAAATGCAGAAAGGCAAAATAACAGTGGGGACTCAGCTGGAGACTGCAATTTTAGATTATAAATGAATGGTTAAGGATAAGATGTCACATCACTTATAAAATTAGCTTCCCTGGAAATACAAGTAAACGAGTCATTGGCATGAATATAGCATCAGAAACCACAGAGGAAGGTGCTGTGGTATCGCTGCATGTGGTGTTTGCTCTTCATGTGGTGGCACTGAATGAATTTGGGTCAGATGTTGTGTAACATAAATTAGGAGGCAGGTGTTTTCCCCTGTTGGTGGTTTGAGGCAGAGGGCTGAGAGCTGAAAGGTTAGTCCGCAGTTCAAATCCCTTTGAGAGGAAAACATAGCTGTGAGGGGAGAAGGGGACGAGCTGAAAGctcattgattgattgattcttACTTAACCTGCCAAAACTCACTGTGTACTTCATCGCCTAATCAACATCAGTGTTTTACCTGACTTTGTTTCTACGAAGGTGTGCTCTTGCTGGAGAGGTATGCAGGCCTAATTGAatcgcgcgcacacacacacacacacacacacacacacacacaggtctccTGGTAATAACAAATCAGACCTTCCGATGTAAATAGTTGCTCTGTAGCTAAAGCAACCACAAACAATTTATTACAGGGACTTTTTTGAGTTGTTTGAATTTCTGCTTTTATCATAACAGCTTCTGTATTTCATTTCCTCTGAAACGACATAATCTGATTGTGACATGTGACAGGATGATCTTAACCTTTTACTTCACAAAGGTctcagaacaacaacaacaacatatgaGACCCATCATACACTAAATGCAAGTCACATTGTATGATGAAAGAACCAGAACCCCATGAGTGAAATATGACCAATTCAGACTGGAAATAgagcaacttttttttaacctcttaggacctggcgtccacgtatgtggacatcacattttggcttgtctagaccaaaataatacattttgctctacaaagGCCTGATATCCAGATACGAGGACGTTATACTGCCACTTTTctatcaaaatgtaaaataaatgtccttatatgtggatctcatttctctctgaaacaaaaatcaggttaaaaaaaaaatcaggaaattctttgtttttacattcatcaggtcccaacgtcccaaatatcaaagataaattaaaaattcatgccatggaagagttcAGCTCTCAGGAGGTTAAAGGAATGAACAAATTCCTGTTTCACAACAACTtcgtggggattttttttaagttgcaggGTGGgaatcataaaaaaaaatacaactgcaaaactttttaaattattgcattttgtgtgtgtgtgtttcaataAATGGAGTCACAGGCATATCCGTGTAGCACAAGTGATTTCCTGAGCTAGGCGACAGTGCCCCCTGCTGGGTTATAGAGTCACTGCAGCTGAAAATAATGAGTCAGGCTGCTGTAAGTTGAATAAATATGATTTATGTGGGGAAAACACAAATCTAGGCTGCAATTTTTGGCTTCTGCTGTAAACATTTGGGAACAACTTTCATGATAAATGAGCCTCTGTGGCTGTTTGTGTGAGCTGTTTATTGTCTGAGGGAGATGATCTATTGGTTTGATAGCCAGCAGCGTGTTTCATCTGCTGCACCAATCATTCCACCTGGCAAAACATTACAAACCTTTAAAACACAGGGTCATAGATAAGATGAAATCTGGGGCAGAGGTGAGCAGAGCAGGAACCGCACAAAGGACCAGGAGCAGATTACATCAGGGTGTTTCCTCTGATGCCTGCTGGGATTACAAAGTTCACGTTCAAACAGTGTGTTGACAGAAGGAAAATTGCAATATTTATCCTGGGTCTACATGGCTGGCTTTTACAGTTCCAAAAACATTAAAGGGATATTTAGACTAAGCGGTCTGTAGACAGGGTGTacatgtgtttattttcatttttcactgatccacacaatTAAAAAAACTATAACAAAACCTGTCAACAGGAAGACCTCGTGCCTctgacagaaagaaacaacTTTATTTGTACTTTTCAAAACAGAGAGTTACAAAATGCTTCACAATTTGAATAAAAGCCACACATTCAAGATAAACATCCACATTCCACCAGACAGACACATTATCAACTTTACGATCAGACATTCAATCCAACATACACAGAAATAGCGACACAATGGCCCAAAATAAAGGGGAAAAGATTAAGGAAAGGCTAAGCAATAAAATCAGAGCTGGGGAAAGCTAGGAGACCCTGGTTAGAGGATGGGAGAGGCCGGCgttgtgccaaaaactgatcgtctgccaaaaagtgattccCGGCATTTGCCAGAAAATTACTGCAGGAATTGAAACTGTTATAAAGGACTTGTTGGCCTGTAATCTGTCATCTCTCATATCGCTCATGAATAACATGAAGTCATTTTGAGCCAGAAAAAACATTCACAAGGTAAAAGCTGTTGTTGGCAAAGTGACTTTCatatattctttatttatttattgggatATAAGGTCtcagtgacattaaaaatgtgtttttcaagaGAGATCAGCCCGAGAGGGCAGCAAAAATTGTGACAAATATAACTTCCAAGAAGGTCCCAGAAGCTCTGTCCATGTACAGCGTTTTATGTTAACATAAAACTGGAAGCCAGTGAACGGATGCAGGAACAGCTGTGACTATGGGCATGTGAAAAGTGAGTTACAATAATCAAGGCGGGAGAAAAATGTAACGTGCGCGCAGTCACAGTTGAGCAGTGCACCTAATCTGTTTAATGAGTCCACACTGCAACCAAGTGCTGTTGAAGTGTTACATTAGGGGGATAAACTTAGTGAAAGCAAACTAATTAAGCATTGAGAAACTCTATGGAGCCAAGGAATAAGCAGTGAGCCTTATTAGTGTCTTTCTCAATTTGGTACTCTGATTAAATGGCTCCCTTTGTTGCCGTGTAACACTTACACACAGCactgaaaaatacaaaagcGGATCCAGCACCTCAAATTCAGGTTTCCTCCTcttattttacaaaataaatcattatttgCTGAtgtcaaagacaaaaaaacaaaacacgatTAGGTCcttgttttcattattttattatttattggaATGCTTTACCTCAATAACATAACAATAAGCCAGAACAGTGCAAATACTGTGTCACAGCAAACACAGAGTCCAGCTTACAAACGTCATTCTTCCCCAACATTGTCATTTCATGACACTCACACAATCCGGTACCGGACACGCTGTACACACCCGCCCTCATGAACGCTTAAGGCACGCACACGTACACCATTTATATTCAACACGTCACACAAATGTGCAGAGCTTAAGACAGCAGTAACATTTGACATCTCGATGCTCGACAGCAGACTCTGTCGCAAACAGTGTAGAACAGGCGGCTGCAGCAAGCTCACAGACAAAAGGTTTTCTTTACATGGCCTGTGATGCTTTATAGTAGTTAGCATGATTATAGTACGTTCAGCTTAACCATGTGGCTAGACTCCCCCCACTTCAATAACTACACCATGTACGTCAGGATGGCGGGGTCGGGCGAGGTTCAACCACAAACACGACGGGCCACAAGTAAAGAGGCAAGAAGTGAGGAGGAGAGATTACTGTACATCTAGGTGTTAagcagggagagggagagagagctggTCTGAGAATGAACATTTGGATAATGCAGTATGTAGCACATCAATCAGCCTAACTCAGGAATTATTCATGATcagaaatactttaaaaagaaaaaaaaaagaaaaaagaaaagcaggacAGCCACTGATTTTCTCCAATCTTCTTACTTTGCTTTataagacaaacaaaatcaagcatactgttgcaaaaaagcagcacattTTATGCATATAAcctattttaaaaacattcaaataatCTAATTAATGACGCTATTCCACAATGTAAACACTACTGCTAGCTCGGACAGAAGCTTCGTACTTTAGCAGAGAGGCTGGAGGTATTTTGGAAGACCTAAAGATTACCAGAGAAGTGGATTGAGCAGCATAAATCTCACTAATAAATATGCAGCAATGTGTGACATTCACTGACTGAGTAATATAACACAGAAGCCTTTTTACATTTAAGCTGAGGCTCAGTTTCAAACAAGCATGAAGCGAACAGCAAGATGTGGCTCGAACTGAACATTTGCGCAACACAGGAACCAGAATAATTTTAAtctgcgcgcgcgcgtgtgtgtgtgtgtgtgtgtagcagtgAATTATGCAGTGATACATTTCATAGTGATTAACAGTTTCAAACAATAGTTACACATCAAGTTCAAAAGTGAACATTAAATAAACTAAGTGCTCTCGCTTCGCAGAGCAGTTGTTTACGTACACAAAGACATAATTAGTGAACTGAAAAAACTATTAGAGTGATTTAATATGCTCTATGCATTGCAGTGTTACACATTAAGCAAAATAGAGTTAGTTCTTTTAGATACTGCTCACTGGTAAACAGCGTGCATCTCAGCGCTATCTTCTCTGCAGCAGTTGCTTTTCATCTCGTGGACTGTTGAGGGGTAACTTGATTGATTCTTTATGATTTTTGGGAGATTGAATGACACTGAAGAGATTTAAGTGTAGCAGAAATATCTCTTTATTCTTAAAACTGACTAATGAAAGTTTATTTGTACCTTCAAAGGAAGGATTTGGACCCCCTCTGTGTTGGAAACCACTGCTCTTTGGTGTACTGGCCACACTCATAACATTGTCCAGTGTTGACTAAGGTTCTGCCATCTAAGCGCACAATGAGCAGGGACATGTGTTTGACAGAGATACTTGGCAAGGAATTGTTTTATGGATATTaaaacatgaagaaataaaTTAGATGGTGCTTTGTGTTCCTGCAGTACAGGTGAGGGACAAAACACTCGTTTTATCCACGTGCCGAGATTAATTTGTGTGCACGTGCCACTGCAGTCCCTCGTGATCTCATTAAATCTAGTCTAAAATTAAGAGTTGCACGAACTTGGTGAATCCGTTTCACATTACTACTGCAATCACAGTGTCTACGTCGGTAATGAGGTCTCTCTCCCGCGTCGCCGCCTCTCCCACACCCAACCCTCTGTTCAAGAATGTGATCCCACACCCCACGTGGGCCCACTCACATCAGGTTTCTTCATCCCCCTGAGCGTGAGCCCTTCCTCCTTCAGGTACCAGGGGCATGTCTCAGccactgcagcagcaggagatgAGACATGCCTCTGGAGAAGTGTGCTTCGTGGCCGTAGCCCTCAAACCAGCGATGCTCGTCTCTCCTCTGGCGTCTCCTCAAGAATCTGCAGCAGCAGGTCACTGAGGGGCTTGGCCACAGAGTCGTAACCTGCTGAAGTAAGGTGAAGGAAGTCAAACATGTCCTGAGTGCTGATGGTTCCATCGGAGTGGACGAACTCCCTGCTCACATCCAAGAGCTGAGCCTGGCTCAGCCGTGGCAGCCAGGAGCGCAGGTGAGCGTTAACAGCAGCGTTCTTCTCCCTGAGTGGGTTGGGCCGTTCCCCTCGAGGCAACAAACCCTGAGGACCACAGAAACAGAGCTGACTTATTTACTGAAATTATTATATTAAAGGAGACATATTGTGCTAATTTCAAGtgccatatttttattcttggactctactaGACAAGCTCTGAATGATTCACTGTTCAAAACACTCCTTAGGCACCTCTGAAGAAGCTGTTTTAGCTTCCTCCACTCTTTTTAAGCCAAATATCTCCTGATGGATGCCTCTGAAACAAGATTTGAATAGCAGATGGTAGGAGTTCTGTGCTCAGCCAGAGTTATAACCATGATCCTACTGACTATACCGATCCAACATGAGAAAAAACTGAGCTCTGAGCTCACAGTGATGACTTGTACATAAGTAAAAGACGTGTACTTTATTAGCTACACATGTTCAACCAATCTGTATGCAGACGAGTTTCTAATAACTAATATCAAACTGTGTGCCCACAATTAAAGCAAACTAACTTTCCTCTGTCTGTTGGTTATATTGTGGCATCAACTCCTCAGTCATGTTATTTAAGGCACCTGAAATTGTATTCAAGTTGTGTGCATATCACCACGTTAAAGAGCCTTTATGTTAATGCTCAGGAACAAATGTCAATATAATTGAAAGTTCTAGCTCAAAATATGAGTTTAAGACAAACAAGCAAGACAAGATGCAACATATGACTAAACTTACCAGGACAACTATCTTTGCCTTGGGGAGGCGAGTAGTGAGCAGTTCTGCAATGGCAAGAATTCCTCCTGCAACCTGCTCTGCTGTGTGCTCATAATTGTTGGTTCCTACCCACAACACCACCACCTGGACAAGAGGACAGACAATTTATTCACTTCCGCTAAACACGTCCAACCCTGCAGAATTTATATCAAAGCGAATGACATAACATATGAGATACAACACAATTAAGCgacattttggggtttttttagagCAATTAAGCCAAATGGATGAATATCAAGTTTAACAAAGAAGTTAAAGAGCATTGACTTCTGCCGAGGTCAATGCTGAAACTTGCACTTATGAAGAAAGAGCTCAAGATCTACATGAAAGTCACAAAACTCGGAGGTCAGAGTGTGTGAAATGTGAAACTGTGGACATCAGTGTGGACGCATTATACTGTCCTCATCTGCCTTTCTGTTAGCGGGCTCGTCTCACCTTGGGGCGAATGTTCTCCAGCTCTCCATTCTGCAGCCTCCACAGTACGTTACAGGTGGTGTCCCCTCCAATGCCAAAGTTGAGCGCGTGAAGAGGGGAGAACAACTCCCTCCACACCTTTGGACAGAAAACCATGAATATGCATTTGAGTCAGGTCGATTATGATAACTAGTGCGTCATCAAGAAAAAT of the Maylandia zebra isolate NMK-2024a linkage group LG10, Mzebra_GT3a, whole genome shotgun sequence genome contains:
- the pafah1b2 gene encoding platelet-activating factor acetylhydrolase IB subunit alpha2, whose protein sequence is MSGDDVNPAAVPQPVEDVQGDGRWLSQHSRFVQECKDAEPDVLFVGDSMVQLMHQYEVWRELFSPLHALNFGIGGDTTCNVLWRLQNGELENIRPKVVVLWVGTNNYEHTAEQVAGGILAIAELLTTRLPKAKIVVLGLLPRGERPNPLREKNAAVNAHLRSWLPRLSQAQLLDVSREFVHSDGTISTQDMFDFLHLTSAGYDSVAKPLSDLLLQILEETPEERRASLV